Genomic DNA from Peribacillus simplex:
GACATCCAAACCACATGCTCTTTCAATGATTACATCCATTGAAATCTTCCTTTCTAGGCTTGGAAATTGGAGGCTGGTGCAACAATCAGAATTAGGATTAATCTACCATAGGTGCTTCCCGTAAGGGAGCGACAGTTTGTGGTGCACCGTGGTCGTTGGAGTCAGACTAACGGATGGGCTCTAAGGCACCATAGTTCATCGACCTTCCTCTCCCAGCCTTAGAATCATCATGGACGCACTCAATACATTTTCATTCTTTGTGGTGAATCGCCGATTTTTGCGATTCATGGATGGCTAACGGGTGCGTTCGTATTATAAGGTTAGCCAGTTTTTACTGGTTGACCTTTTTTAAATAGAATCTATTATATCAGTAGCCAGGGTAGGACGTACGGGTGCGTGGGACTTGATCCCGTGAACTAAACTGTCCGGCCCCCTACTTGTAGAAACATGTTTGAGGCTGGTTGGGACGTAGATCTCGTATAACAAGCGAAGCTATGACACTGCATGGAGGACTAGGGGTACTGGTTAGTAAGTAGAGGAGGAAAAAACAATGAATCCAGTTGTTGGTCTGGATGTGGCAAAAGGAGAGAGCCAAGTACAGGCATTTTTAGACCAATCTAAACCGTATGGGAAGAGCTTTTCAATGAAGCATACCAAGGAGGAATTGGATCAATTTTTAGACTTTCTAAAAGAAGTTGAAGAGGTGGCAGGGCAGATGCCTATGGTCATTTTAGAATCTACAGGGCATTACCATTCTCCCGTTATTCAATACTTGGAGGAACAAGGGATTCTATATATCTTACTAAATCCGATTATTTCTTATCAGGCAAAGAAGTCCAGTTTACGGAAGGTAAAAACAGACGCTATCGATGCGTACCAGTTGTGTGTGCTGTATTACAAGGAGGATTTTGAACCTCATAAAATTAGAGGAATTCAGCTTTTAGACCTTCGTAATTTGTCCAGACAACAGGAAATCGTAACGAATATGTATGTGGAGGCTAAACTTCAGTTTCACACCATTTTAGATCAAGTGTTTCCTGAATACCGGAAGGTTTTTGGGGATCTATATTCGAAGGTTTCTTTATTGATGTTAAAGGAATATCCTACTTCAGAGGCGGTATTAACGGCCGGAGAAAGTAGACTAGCAGAGAGTGTAATAGAGTTCTGTCCTAGCAGATCGGGTGAATGGGCGTGGGAAAAAGCAAAAAAAATAATGAATTCCGCATCTCGAAATCCATTTCAAAAAAACGTGTATGAAAGTCACGTAATCAATCTTCGTATGTATATTGAGTTGCTTTTTCATTACCAGGGACACCTTTCTGATTTGGAAGATCGTATAGTGGCCCTGGCAAATGAAATGGAAGAATATAAGATCATCCAATCGATTCCCGGTATCGGAGAAAAAATCGCAGCCACGATTATCTCAGAAATTGGTGAAATCGATCGGTTTAATCATCCGAAAAAACTGGTTGCCTTCGCTGGAGTGGATCCAAGTGTTCACTCATCGGGTAAGTTTACGGCAACCATTAATCGTATTACCAAAAGGGGTTCGAGCAGACTACGTCACTCTCTGTATCTTGCCGTACTATGCGGCATAAGAAGTTCAAGGAACAAAAAGCTTAAAGCCTTCTATGATAAGAAAAAATCAGAAGGAAAACCTGCCAAAGTGTCAATCGTTGCCTGTATAAATAAGTTACTTCATTGGATTTATGCTATATTAAGCAGAAAAGAAACGTTCCTAGATTTAGCCTAATTAACGGTTTTGTGAAACAGAGAAAAATCCTTCCAAAAGGGTTTTGGAGGGCTATTTGGCATGGCCAAAAATAGTATATCATAAGGGAAATGAAAATATTAGAGAAAGATATTGACATCCTATTAGCTGGTTTAGTTTATAAGGAACACAAAAATGATCAATCTTTTTTATAAAACAATAATCCAATTAAATAGTATAAGGGCATGTTTTGATTAATCTTTTTCAAAACATGCCCTTTCTATTTATTCATTTATCAAGGTTGTTTGTATTAATTTGATCAAACTTTGTGGTGATCCCATGATCCATTCTTTTTTTTATTTTTACTCTGTATAAATTAATCGCTCCCAAAGCTACAGATATTCCGGCCAAATATAGGGCTTGTTGATAACTGTTCAATAGATTAACGACTAAACCGAATAAAGAGGGTGCTATGACAATGAATAATTGATTTAATGTCAATGCTGAACTCACCGTTAACCCTATAAAACGTGAATCCGATTGCTCTGTGATACAAGCAATAAAAATGGAATACCAACCAATGGCTACAAAACCCAAAAGAAAACAAAATAATAGCATCAAGATTTCCATTTGAACAGTCATGATGAGTGGCAGCATCACTGTAAGAATTACGGTAACAGCCATCACAATAAGCAATAATCTTTCCCTTATACCTTCAAAGAATTGATCACTCGCCCATGCGATGACTACCCGTCCAACCATACCACCTATTAAAACGACGCTTAAATATTTTCCTGCCTCTGTTAATGAATAGCTC
This window encodes:
- a CDS encoding IS110 family transposase, with the translated sequence MNPVVGLDVAKGESQVQAFLDQSKPYGKSFSMKHTKEELDQFLDFLKEVEEVAGQMPMVILESTGHYHSPVIQYLEEQGILYILLNPIISYQAKKSSLRKVKTDAIDAYQLCVLYYKEDFEPHKIRGIQLLDLRNLSRQQEIVTNMYVEAKLQFHTILDQVFPEYRKVFGDLYSKVSLLMLKEYPTSEAVLTAGESRLAESVIEFCPSRSGEWAWEKAKKIMNSASRNPFQKNVYESHVINLRMYIELLFHYQGHLSDLEDRIVALANEMEEYKIIQSIPGIGEKIAATIISEIGEIDRFNHPKKLVAFAGVDPSVHSSGKFTATINRITKRGSSRLRHSLYLAVLCGIRSSRNKKLKAFYDKKKSEGKPAKVSIVACINKLLHWIYAILSRKETFLDLA